In Aminobacterium sp. MB27-C1, a single genomic region encodes these proteins:
- a CDS encoding amino acid ABC transporter permease yields the protein MKVFDLNYFIDILPLVLKGLSAAMKMTALSFLGGLILGVLIALIYNSKIKVLYPLAQLYVSIFRGTPVIAQMFFIYFGLPHFITPLRGMGAFAAASMTIALNISSYMSETIRSSISAVEKGQFEAGLSVGMTNFQVARRIILPQAGRIALPSLSNNLIMTLKGTAVAFTIGVTEVMGKAKIEASNSYRYFECYAAAMLVYWLVVVVITLFQGKWEKHLNRAYQN from the coding sequence ATGAAGGTTTTTGATCTAAATTATTTTATTGATATTTTACCTCTCGTATTAAAAGGACTTAGTGCTGCCATGAAAATGACAGCACTAAGCTTTTTAGGCGGCCTGATTTTGGGAGTATTAATTGCTTTGATCTACAATTCTAAGATCAAGGTTCTTTACCCTCTTGCTCAACTCTATGTTTCTATTTTTAGAGGCACCCCCGTAATAGCTCAAATGTTTTTTATTTATTTCGGATTGCCTCATTTCATTACTCCACTTAGAGGAATGGGCGCTTTTGCCGCAGCCTCTATGACGATAGCCTTGAATATTTCTTCTTACATGTCTGAAACTATAAGGTCGTCTATTTCCGCTGTGGAGAAGGGCCAATTCGAGGCGGGATTATCGGTAGGCATGACTAATTTCCAGGTAGCGCGGAGAATCATATTGCCTCAAGCAGGACGAATTGCTCTGCCATCATTGAGCAATAATCTGATAATGACCCTTAAGGGGACGGCGGTGGCCTTTACCATTGGAGTTACCGAAGTGATGGGAAAAGCAAAAATAGAAGCATCTAACTCGTATAGATACTTTGAATGTTATGCGGCAGCCATGCTTGTTTATTGGCTTGTAGTAGTGGTCATTACCTTGTTTCAGGGCAAGTGGGAAAAGCATCTTAACCGGGCCTATCAGAATTAG
- the cas5b gene encoding type I-B CRISPR-associated protein Cas5b, which yields MAVVFEISGRMAMFRKPYTTTSSISYAFPTPTALAGLIAGIAGISHESDRDACLAAYWRKMEGTRVSVSIRNPISWLRQTVNYWNSKNPKKSRHIQVKHQFVANPRYRIYVSGGLEERLRTYLERNAFIYTPCLGVAYALADIDYIGNFDLFPVEAGPVVVDSVVPWSDDISMDVLKSGGAFKELMPYRMDDTRRLIESVSVIYATSPEKKIALRERGNVDVSQCGDDVVAWFPTW from the coding sequence ATGGCCGTAGTATTTGAGATATCCGGTCGTATGGCCATGTTCCGAAAACCCTATACGACCACTTCGTCCATATCCTACGCCTTTCCGACTCCCACGGCGCTGGCCGGACTGATCGCTGGTATTGCAGGCATCTCCCATGAGAGCGATCGTGACGCCTGTCTTGCCGCCTACTGGAGGAAGATGGAGGGCACCAGAGTTTCCGTATCCATACGCAATCCAATATCCTGGTTACGTCAGACCGTAAACTACTGGAACTCGAAGAACCCCAAGAAGAGCCGGCATATTCAGGTCAAACATCAGTTCGTGGCCAATCCCCGCTATCGTATCTACGTCTCCGGAGGACTGGAGGAAAGGCTGAGGACATATCTGGAACGGAATGCCTTTATCTACACTCCCTGTCTCGGAGTTGCCTACGCCCTAGCTGATATCGACTATATCGGCAACTTCGATCTTTTTCCTGTGGAAGCGGGGCCTGTCGTTGTCGATAGTGTGGTTCCGTGGAGTGACGACATTTCGATGGATGTGCTGAAATCGGGGGGAGCCTTCAAGGAACTGATGCCCTACAGGATGGACGATACGCGCAGATTGATTGAGAGTGTCTCGGTGATATATGCAACGTCGCCGGAAAAGAAGATTGCATTAAGAGAAAGGGGGAATGTGGATGTCTCGCAATGCGGAGATGATGTGGTCGCCTGGTTTCCTACCTGGTGA
- a CDS encoding TM1802 family CRISPR-associated protein, protein MHFEFFEEFADPYMKTESGRGIFEAGIVLGMVALGEAGSSAQIDSAPIFKQMNFGRMKKRDISRHLARIPELTRAYHLDYAGMIESLAAHAGELLLMGSERELGVDGNFAFSVAFLNAKKYFWTIFKSDKKVEDKTESENAKEEL, encoded by the coding sequence ATGCATTTTGAGTTTTTTGAGGAATTTGCGGATCCCTACATGAAGACGGAAAGCGGCAGAGGAATCTTTGAGGCCGGTATAGTTCTGGGTATGGTGGCACTTGGAGAGGCAGGCAGTAGTGCCCAAATTGACAGCGCTCCCATATTCAAACAGATGAACTTTGGCAGGATGAAGAAGAGGGATATCTCGCGCCATCTGGCACGGATTCCCGAGCTTACGCGGGCCTATCATCTGGATTACGCCGGAATGATAGAGTCTCTCGCCGCACATGCCGGGGAGTTGCTTTTGATGGGCAGTGAGCGCGAGTTGGGCGTAGACGGCAACTTTGCCTTTTCCGTGGCCTTTCTGAATGCGAAAAAGTATTTCTGGACCATCTTTAAAAGCGATAAGAAGGTCGAGGATAAAACGGAATCCGAGAATGCAAAGGAGGAATTGTGA
- the cas7b gene encoding type I-B CRISPR-associated protein Cas7/Csh2 → MAFNNRREYLFVYSVKDANPNGDPLDANHPRHDEETGQMLVSDVRIKRTVRDQWLMEKKDVFVDSEPKTLKERVEELKAKLSVDKGCDALSRCIDTRLFGATFALGKESFSWAGPVQFKWGRSLHRAEAKLIQGTAAFATKAGSEQRSFRNEYIVPFSLIAAYGIANQYASKETGATDEDLDDLTSALWKGTTNLITRSKVGHAPRMLMEVTYIDGYDGAVGSLDEKVALRSPDGGELSDDEQLALRSVNDFRLDMSHLVDKLAAREGKIEKIRLFIDGDLETDGMDELEEEFRGKLEVETR, encoded by the coding sequence ATGGCGTTCAATAATCGAAGGGAATATCTTTTTGTCTACAGCGTGAAGGATGCGAACCCCAATGGCGATCCGCTTGACGCAAACCATCCGAGGCACGATGAGGAGACCGGACAGATGCTCGTCTCCGACGTACGGATCAAGCGTACGGTGCGCGATCAGTGGCTGATGGAGAAGAAGGACGTCTTCGTCGATAGCGAGCCCAAGACGCTGAAAGAGCGGGTTGAAGAGCTGAAGGCGAAGCTGAGCGTGGATAAGGGGTGTGATGCTCTCTCCAGATGTATCGACACGCGTCTCTTCGGCGCGACCTTTGCTCTGGGCAAGGAGTCTTTTTCTTGGGCCGGCCCCGTCCAGTTCAAGTGGGGACGTTCCCTTCACCGTGCGGAGGCGAAGCTGATCCAGGGGACTGCCGCCTTCGCCACCAAGGCTGGCAGTGAACAGCGTTCCTTCAGAAATGAATATATCGTTCCATTTTCGCTGATAGCCGCATACGGCATCGCCAACCAGTACGCATCGAAGGAAACTGGCGCCACCGATGAAGATCTGGACGACCTGACGTCGGCGCTCTGGAAGGGCACAACCAACCTGATCACCCGCAGCAAGGTGGGGCATGCTCCCCGTATGCTCATGGAGGTGACCTATATCGATGGCTACGACGGTGCCGTAGGCTCTCTGGATGAGAAGGTCGCACTCAGATCACCAGATGGAGGGGAACTCTCCGACGACGAGCAGCTTGCCCTGCGCTCCGTTAACGATTTCAGGCTAGACATGAGTCATCTCGTCGATAAACTTGCTGCCCGTGAGGGTAAAATCGAGAAAATTCGACTCTTTATCGACGGAGATCTGGAGACAGACGGCATGGACGAACTTGAAGAGGAGTTCAGAGGGAAGCTCGAAGTCGAAACGAGGTGA
- the cas6 gene encoding CRISPR-associated endoribonuclease Cas6, which translates to MHISLVFSAKSNLHIRLPCNNHNLLQAMVYGLLEAPALAAFLHDRGYVQGKRHFKLFCFSRIFGGGAIRRERNHILIPLPLRLMIASPVREILENLANGSLTKRCIRLGNNLLECTGVTMQNPVVEGNEVLVRTLSPILCYSTMSKADGSPFTVYHSPWGSDFTEQIEGNLRKKFALSHPGEVVPEGVVTLERVSKVRQRIDFFRMDDRYPLKGWDGVFRLRGPKALLQTAVDCGLGSKNSAGFGCVEIAEKRKRKEE; encoded by the coding sequence TTGCATATTTCATTAGTTTTTTCAGCAAAGAGCAATTTACACATTCGCCTTCCGTGCAACAACCACAATCTCCTTCAGGCAATGGTTTACGGCCTGCTGGAGGCCCCAGCGCTGGCGGCGTTTCTACATGACAGGGGCTACGTTCAGGGCAAGCGCCACTTTAAGCTCTTCTGCTTTTCCCGGATCTTCGGCGGAGGGGCAATCCGGCGCGAGCGGAACCACATACTGATTCCGCTTCCTCTCAGGCTAATGATCGCCTCGCCGGTGAGGGAGATTCTGGAGAATCTTGCCAACGGATCGCTCACGAAGAGATGTATAAGGCTGGGTAATAATCTGCTGGAATGCACTGGAGTGACGATGCAGAATCCTGTGGTGGAAGGGAATGAGGTTCTCGTCCGTACGCTTTCGCCCATCCTCTGCTATTCGACGATGAGTAAGGCCGACGGAAGCCCTTTCACCGTTTACCACTCTCCCTGGGGCAGCGATTTCACCGAGCAGATAGAGGGCAACCTGCGAAAGAAGTTTGCCCTCTCCCATCCCGGCGAGGTTGTGCCAGAGGGGGTCGTGACGCTGGAGCGTGTCTCAAAAGTGCGTCAGCGCATCGATTTTTTCCGCATGGACGACCGCTATCCCCTGAAGGGCTGGGATGGCGTTTTCCGCCTGAGGGGGCCAAAGGCTCTGCTTCAAACGGCCGTCGATTGTGGCCTGGGAAGCAAGAACTCCGCAGGCTTCGGCTGTGTGGAGATAGCTGAGAAGAGGAAAAGAAAGGAGGAATAG
- the cas2 gene encoding CRISPR-associated endonuclease Cas2 gives MIYDVGVKRVNKVLKIGRKYLSWVQNSVLEGELTPATFTALKIEVNKIIKDDYDSVIFYVWRTERYTSREIMGKEKGGASIFV, from the coding sequence ATGATTTATGATGTAGGTGTAAAACGAGTCAATAAAGTTTTAAAAATAGGTCGAAAATATTTAAGCTGGGTACAAAACTCTGTCTTAGAGGGAGAGCTTACTCCGGCAACTTTTACTGCTCTTAAAATTGAAGTAAACAAAATCATTAAAGACGATTACGATAGCGTAATCTTTTATGTATGGAGAACAGAACGATATACTTCAAGAGAAATTATGGGCAAAGAAAAAGGTGGCGCGAGTATCTTTGTATGA
- the cas3 gene encoding CRISPR-associated helicase Cas3' has product MSRNAEMMWSPGFLPGDIHSHPDRLLRDHLEGTARLALDLARQHGLPIDTRLLRKIAVTHDLEKAHPLFQDYLLKKRGKGVKHAFPSSCFTLDATKNLWAAEAVRHHHTHLDDADTSCKFWINRELAELQSHMREIVPSWKCLATEEEWEDFIDDLWEVKIGKEDWLALRSLYSLLVTADRMDAIGVFSLNFNPLPKFSPMDFGRKETTPLDGWRQSVHDDCMKNAGKIDSPGLYTLTLPTGAGKTTIGLEIAHRLATKWGYGTIVYALPFISIIEQNASVAKVLFGKDSVQEDHSRAYGKLTDENRSKGNSWARMSALFRYWRTPVVLTTMVQLWDAIFDPKANASMDFHRISRAVVVLDEPQGIDPRLWNGFGKMLSFLSEKWGTTFILMTATQPHIGKGREIAPPDLNFPYNRHIYSVLPGKHDLKELPELLCNNLPVDDGSGLIVLNTKKSALKIYQLMKERLDGPVLFLSAWMAPQHRQRIMRYLRYLEKKSIRHYLGCLGKKGIPRSKCVRHYLISTQVVEAGVDLDFDWVFRDMGPLDSVIQVAGRCNRHLNRDDPGNVLVAELMSANGRSFCGMVYDDILLANSRDILTEEKNFGEKEVPSLVKRYYDRILEGLSYKPVWRNIEEGKWGQKEELIKKEDERRNEMVFVELDRHIRPILECLRNTRWTLEELDEKKRLVRQAQQYAIEVPLKELMRWQEKVATVSTNDNIPLISRCGEEEYWFIARAAMGIIYDRVTGFVPANMYNGSDLNNPFV; this is encoded by the coding sequence ATGTCTCGCAATGCGGAGATGATGTGGTCGCCTGGTTTCCTACCTGGTGATATCCACAGCCATCCCGATAGACTGCTTAGGGATCACCTGGAGGGAACTGCCCGGCTCGCGTTGGACCTGGCGCGGCAGCATGGCCTGCCCATTGACACACGGCTGCTTCGTAAGATCGCCGTCACTCATGATCTTGAGAAGGCCCATCCCCTCTTTCAGGATTATCTCCTTAAGAAAAGGGGGAAAGGCGTCAAGCACGCCTTTCCCTCATCCTGCTTCACTCTGGATGCTACTAAAAATCTCTGGGCCGCCGAGGCCGTGAGGCATCACCATACCCATCTAGACGATGCCGATACGTCATGCAAATTCTGGATCAATAGGGAGCTGGCGGAGTTGCAGTCTCACATGAGAGAGATAGTTCCGTCGTGGAAGTGCCTGGCAACGGAAGAGGAATGGGAGGATTTTATCGACGATCTCTGGGAAGTTAAGATAGGTAAAGAAGACTGGCTTGCGCTTCGAAGTCTCTACTCGCTTCTTGTGACCGCCGACCGGATGGACGCCATCGGAGTATTTTCGCTCAACTTCAATCCCCTTCCTAAATTCAGTCCCATGGATTTTGGAAGAAAGGAAACCACCCCCCTCGATGGATGGAGGCAAAGCGTACACGACGATTGCATGAAAAACGCAGGCAAGATTGACAGTCCGGGCCTGTACACGCTAACACTTCCCACCGGTGCCGGAAAGACGACGATTGGGCTGGAAATAGCTCATCGTCTGGCGACGAAATGGGGATACGGCACTATCGTCTACGCACTGCCCTTTATAAGCATCATTGAGCAGAACGCCTCTGTGGCAAAAGTTCTTTTCGGTAAGGACAGTGTGCAGGAGGATCACAGCCGAGCCTACGGCAAGCTCACCGATGAGAATAGGTCAAAGGGAAATTCATGGGCTCGCATGTCAGCCCTCTTCCGCTATTGGAGAACTCCCGTTGTGCTGACGACAATGGTCCAGCTCTGGGATGCCATATTCGATCCGAAAGCCAATGCCTCCATGGACTTTCACCGTATCAGTCGGGCTGTAGTGGTGCTGGATGAGCCTCAGGGCATCGATCCCAGGCTGTGGAACGGCTTTGGCAAGATGCTCTCCTTCCTCAGCGAAAAGTGGGGTACAACCTTCATTCTCATGACAGCCACCCAACCGCACATAGGGAAGGGGCGTGAGATAGCGCCTCCCGATCTAAACTTTCCCTACAATAGGCATATATACAGCGTACTTCCCGGCAAACATGATCTAAAGGAATTGCCCGAGCTGCTTTGCAATAATCTTCCCGTCGACGACGGCTCCGGCCTGATCGTGCTGAATACCAAAAAGTCAGCACTCAAAATATATCAATTGATGAAGGAACGACTCGATGGCCCGGTGCTCTTTCTCTCCGCCTGGATGGCTCCGCAACATCGCCAGCGCATAATGCGCTATCTCCGATATCTAGAAAAGAAAAGCATTCGGCACTATCTCGGATGTCTGGGAAAGAAAGGCATTCCGCGAAGCAAGTGCGTACGACATTACCTCATATCCACTCAAGTTGTAGAGGCGGGGGTTGACCTAGATTTCGACTGGGTCTTTCGTGACATGGGGCCGCTGGACAGCGTTATCCAAGTTGCCGGGCGCTGCAACCGCCATCTGAATCGAGATGATCCGGGCAATGTACTCGTCGCCGAGCTGATGAGTGCTAACGGCAGATCCTTCTGCGGCATGGTATATGACGATATCCTGCTCGCCAATTCGAGGGATATTCTCACAGAGGAAAAGAATTTTGGCGAAAAAGAGGTGCCTTCGCTGGTGAAGCGGTACTACGATCGGATATTGGAAGGCCTTTCTTACAAGCCAGTCTGGCGCAACATAGAGGAAGGCAAGTGGGGACAGAAAGAAGAATTGATTAAGAAGGAGGACGAGCGTAGGAATGAGATGGTATTCGTGGAACTGGACCGTCACATTCGCCCCATCCTGGAATGTCTGCGAAACACCAGATGGACTTTGGAAGAACTTGATGAAAAGAAGCGGCTCGTGCGTCAGGCACAACAGTATGCCATTGAGGTGCCACTTAAGGAACTGATGCGATGGCAAGAGAAAGTGGCGACCGTCTCCACCAATGACAACATCCCCCTGATCAGCAGGTGCGGGGAGGAAGAATACTGGTTTATCGCCAGAGCCGCAATGGGCATTATCTATGACAGAGTCACCGGCTTCGTCCCAGCGAACATGTATAACGGGAGTGATCTGAATAATCCGTTTGTCTAA
- a CDS encoding TM1802 family CRISPR-associated protein, producing the protein MGFISAVKDLGELKARKSDGSGCNDLDSFLQLPMPLMEDEERRGKVIRVWLNVDDPGLNPLNVSGIGKIDLVDYMAGEGDAEENKRRYLYRKPVSPAASWQFSPICKLGKGQSDPLKQLIGEDNWRSDNKSRFYKIEKVILSDYEKSGILEDGATERIMEELEGRADRIAELWSDKKRSYLLLFGIDSDGTFLYPGDVEAFRNYFSAKLEKNLGGGISGTCGLCGCTADLMVNMDKVFKFATFDKVSFLPGASDGKGVKEKVFPICDNCFSALSRGREVLDGAFLDGRTIPGVKIYIVPELLLGPRGLQIASRQTQDFIHSGIGLEGKVFRKLARQNNSLVFHFLFWEKNQAQERLHLMIEDVPPSQLKRLEDLWVECHRAFLWNSYEDPVFDPKNVTLDQGIRMTFHVLASLAGKSDQDKAVMKERTLGVLGRLLGGERVDIRGVKELMISRFTGLFANSEWLRFGGVELRRMAAVIDFLTRSNGR; encoded by the coding sequence TTGGGTTTTATCAGTGCGGTCAAGGATCTGGGGGAGCTTAAAGCGCGAAAGTCCGATGGCTCTGGTTGTAACGATTTGGATAGTTTTCTGCAGCTGCCCATGCCTCTAATGGAGGACGAGGAACGGCGCGGAAAGGTTATTCGTGTCTGGCTGAACGTGGATGATCCGGGGCTCAATCCGCTGAATGTCAGTGGAATTGGCAAAATAGATCTTGTCGATTACATGGCGGGAGAGGGGGACGCCGAGGAGAACAAGCGACGCTATCTCTATCGCAAGCCCGTAAGTCCAGCTGCATCATGGCAATTTTCCCCAATTTGTAAACTTGGGAAGGGACAAAGCGATCCTCTGAAGCAGTTGATAGGAGAGGACAACTGGCGTTCCGACAATAAGAGCCGATTCTACAAGATCGAAAAGGTGATTCTCTCCGATTACGAGAAATCGGGCATTCTGGAGGATGGCGCCACGGAGCGGATAATGGAGGAACTCGAAGGTAGGGCCGACAGAATAGCGGAACTATGGAGCGATAAAAAACGTTCCTACTTGCTGCTCTTCGGCATCGACAGCGATGGAACCTTCCTCTATCCGGGAGATGTCGAGGCATTCAGAAACTACTTCAGCGCAAAGCTGGAGAAGAATCTGGGCGGAGGTATTTCGGGAACCTGCGGTCTTTGCGGTTGCACCGCGGATTTGATGGTCAATATGGACAAGGTATTCAAGTTCGCCACCTTCGACAAGGTCAGTTTTCTGCCTGGCGCATCCGACGGCAAGGGTGTTAAGGAGAAGGTCTTCCCCATCTGTGATAATTGTTTCTCGGCCCTGTCCAGGGGGCGGGAGGTACTTGACGGGGCATTCCTCGACGGCCGTACCATACCCGGCGTGAAGATCTACATAGTACCCGAGCTTCTCCTGGGTCCCAGGGGATTACAGATAGCTTCCCGTCAAACTCAGGATTTCATCCATAGCGGTATAGGATTGGAGGGCAAGGTCTTTCGTAAGCTCGCCCGTCAGAACAACTCCCTGGTATTTCACTTTCTGTTCTGGGAGAAGAATCAGGCACAGGAGAGGCTTCATCTGATGATTGAGGATGTTCCCCCATCGCAGCTCAAGAGGCTTGAGGATTTGTGGGTGGAATGTCACAGAGCCTTCCTCTGGAACAGCTACGAGGACCCTGTCTTTGATCCAAAAAACGTGACACTGGATCAGGGGATCAGGATGACATTCCACGTTCTGGCCTCACTGGCCGGAAAAAGCGATCAGGATAAGGCAGTAATGAAGGAGCGGACGCTGGGAGTGCTGGGTAGGCTTCTGGGTGGCGAACGTGTGGACATTCGGGGTGTGAAAGAGCTCATGATATCGCGTTTTACGGGGCTTTTCGCCAATTCCGAGTGGCTTCGTTTCGGCGGAGTCGAGCTTAGAAGAATGGCGGCTGTTATCGATTTTTTAACGAGATCTAACGGGAGGTGA
- a CDS encoding transporter substrate-binding domain-containing protein: MICRIRSSLFAAVIMAFMLMGVGSALAAEVPSETLLVRIGAKEDGQPYIFKENGEVKGFEADLWKEIAKRANLKLEYKYNSISGLFGLLDNGEIDTITHFLGITPQRKKKYDFSDSYGSGALQFMTKKGTPEVTSIEGLYGKKVGVALGSAAAGVIKTFDPDEKIKVVPYEEFRHIPQDVDMGRIYAYFGNPITMMGDIRKMGIDCKIDPLVLLATPVGYPYVRGNENSQRIMDRVNPVLEELRKDGTISKISMEWFGLDITSFSGMK; the protein is encoded by the coding sequence ATGATCTGTAGAATTCGTAGTTCTTTATTTGCAGCAGTGATTATGGCCTTTATGTTAATGGGGGTTGGTTCCGCTTTAGCGGCTGAGGTTCCTTCTGAAACTTTATTGGTTCGTATTGGAGCTAAAGAGGACGGGCAGCCTTATATATTTAAAGAGAACGGAGAAGTTAAGGGGTTTGAAGCCGATCTTTGGAAAGAAATTGCTAAGAGAGCTAACTTGAAACTTGAATATAAATATAACAGCATATCCGGTCTTTTTGGCCTTTTGGACAATGGCGAAATTGATACTATAACTCATTTTCTTGGCATTACCCCTCAGCGCAAAAAGAAATATGATTTTTCCGATAGCTATGGTAGCGGAGCGTTGCAGTTTATGACAAAAAAGGGAACCCCAGAGGTTACTTCTATTGAAGGCTTGTACGGCAAGAAGGTTGGCGTTGCATTAGGATCTGCCGCAGCAGGAGTAATCAAAACCTTTGATCCCGATGAAAAAATCAAAGTGGTTCCATATGAAGAGTTCAGACATATTCCTCAAGACGTAGATATGGGGCGGATTTATGCTTACTTTGGCAACCCTATAACTATGATGGGAGATATTCGTAAAATGGGTATCGATTGCAAAATAGATCCCTTGGTATTGTTGGCGACCCCTGTTGGATATCCCTACGTTCGTGGAAACGAGAATAGTCAGAGAATAATGGATAGAGTGAATCCAGTATTAGAAGAACTTCGTAAAGATGGCACTATTTCCAAAATCTCTATGGAGTGGTTTGGATTAGATATTACTTCGTTCAGCGGAATGAAATAG
- a CDS encoding M20 family metallopeptidase, whose protein sequence is MRGVYSSVVENGILGALKGSGASKSIMLRAEMDALPCVESPSNLLGAKKVCSLTEDAAHLCGHDFHQAILLAVAKVLSSDSVVFPGNIYFCFESGEETGEGVDAMVSALESLGWPTAGWGIHLCSHLDCGKLALQSGGIMAGSSKFDITIRGKGGHGGRPDQTADPITCAAQIICGINVISSRIVNPIKPLVLTIGSVHAGSARNLIPEECSFSGTIRFFDPEQEEKAKNALTSMVEDISRAFSCRGEMNYLGPYPAVVNDSCLVSLADNALQKIFPKEDLVKIEPWMASDTMGRYMTHFPCLYALLGCANQKLGYGAPHHNPKFDADPRCLESGIEATLGFIRAFFDDPEI, encoded by the coding sequence ATGCGTGGCGTTTATTCTTCTGTAGTGGAGAACGGCATACTTGGGGCACTTAAGGGCAGTGGAGCTTCAAAATCTATAATGCTTCGTGCGGAAATGGATGCTCTTCCTTGTGTTGAATCCCCGTCGAATTTATTAGGCGCGAAAAAAGTTTGCTCTTTAACGGAAGATGCAGCACATCTTTGTGGTCATGATTTTCATCAAGCCATTCTTCTTGCCGTAGCCAAGGTCTTGTCTAGTGATAGTGTTGTTTTTCCAGGAAACATATACTTTTGTTTTGAGTCTGGAGAGGAGACAGGTGAAGGGGTAGACGCTATGGTTTCAGCTTTAGAATCTCTTGGATGGCCTACCGCCGGCTGGGGAATTCACCTTTGCTCTCACTTAGATTGTGGAAAGTTGGCTCTCCAATCTGGTGGCATTATGGCTGGATCGTCAAAATTTGACATAACAATTAGGGGTAAGGGGGGCCATGGTGGGAGGCCCGATCAAACAGCAGACCCAATTACATGTGCCGCTCAGATTATTTGTGGTATCAATGTAATATCTTCGCGGATAGTTAACCCTATAAAACCTTTAGTTCTTACTATAGGTAGTGTTCATGCCGGATCAGCTCGTAATCTCATTCCCGAGGAGTGTTCTTTTTCAGGAACGATTCGTTTTTTTGACCCAGAACAAGAAGAGAAAGCCAAAAACGCGTTAACGTCTATGGTAGAAGACATATCCAGAGCTTTTTCATGCCGAGGTGAGATGAATTATTTAGGGCCATATCCAGCAGTGGTGAATGATTCTTGCCTGGTATCTCTTGCAGATAATGCTCTTCAAAAAATTTTCCCGAAAGAAGATTTAGTAAAGATAGAGCCGTGGATGGCTTCCGATACTATGGGGCGCTATATGACCCATTTCCCATGTCTCTATGCTTTGTTGGGATGCGCCAATCAAAAGTTGGGGTACGGAGCACCCCATCATAATCCTAAATTTGATGCGGATCCCCGTTGTTTGGAGAGTGGAATCGAGGCTACTTTGGGTTTTATCAGGGCATTTTTTGATGACCCTGAAATATAA